A window of Actinomycetota bacterium contains these coding sequences:
- a CDS encoding lasso RiPP family leader peptide-containing protein, with the protein MHDASDGALARAGTDATPVASSQKLPYEAPAVTVLGSLIEITRGGDDVLGSDAQGGGILPMGIS; encoded by the coding sequence ATGCACGACGCCAGTGACGGCGCGCTCGCGCGCGCCGGGACCGACGCGACCCCCGTCGCATCGAGCCAGAAACTGCCTTACGAGGCTCCGGCCGTGACCGTCCTCGGGAGCCTGATCGAGATCACCAGGGGCGGCGACGACGTCCTCGGGTCCGACGCTCAAGGCGGCGGCATCCTCCCGATGGGCATCAGCTGA
- a CDS encoding Sir2 family NAD-dependent protein deacetylase, with protein MDVIDRIAGWVAGARAGVGFTGAGISTESGIPDFRSPGGVWTRYDPREFTFQRYVADPEVRRKNWLMRREVVALQAQPNTGHRALARFEELGLFRGVVTQNVDGLHAEAGSTTVEVHGTMRRVVCLSCPYTCSMTDALARVDAGEPDPDCPGCGGILKAATVSFGQSLQPEVVRRAEEWVREADLLLVVGSPLVVYPAAAMPALAQRAGARVVIVNRDPTPYDDIADLVVHGEAGALLGAVLERVERLHTSESG; from the coding sequence GGGGCCCGCGCCGGGGTGGGGTTCACGGGAGCCGGCATCTCCACCGAGTCGGGCATACCCGACTTCCGCTCCCCAGGCGGCGTCTGGACCCGCTACGACCCCAGGGAGTTCACCTTCCAGCGCTACGTGGCCGACCCCGAGGTTCGCCGCAAGAACTGGCTGATGCGCAGGGAGGTCGTGGCCTTGCAGGCCCAACCCAACACGGGCCACCGCGCCCTCGCCAGGTTCGAGGAGCTGGGGCTGTTCCGCGGGGTCGTTACGCAGAACGTCGACGGACTCCACGCCGAGGCTGGATCGACGACCGTGGAGGTCCACGGGACGATGCGCCGGGTCGTCTGCCTCTCCTGCCCCTACACCTGCTCCATGACGGACGCGCTCGCCCGCGTCGACGCCGGCGAGCCGGACCCGGACTGCCCGGGCTGCGGCGGCATCCTGAAGGCCGCCACGGTCTCGTTCGGACAGTCCCTCCAACCGGAGGTCGTCCGGCGGGCCGAGGAGTGGGTCCGGGAGGCGGACCTCCTCCTCGTGGTCGGTTCGCCCCTCGTCGTCTACCCGGCCGCCGCGATGCCCGCGCTCGCCCAACGCGCGGGGGCGCGGGTCGTCATCGTCAACCGGGATCCGACGCCGTACGACGACATCGCGGACCTGGTCGTGCACGGCGAGGCGGGCGCGCTCCTGGGGGCCGTCCTCGAACGGGTCGAGCGGCTGCACACGTCCGAGAGCGGCTGA